A genomic region of Fodinisporobacter ferrooxydans contains the following coding sequences:
- a CDS encoding DUF6897 domain-containing protein, protein MDFSFLNNSIGKMVQIERGGPNKIVGKLLKIQGDFLTLEKENGEITYVYTLHVKTLAEPIMEEIQMTQVPAPVYNPNPPYTPVPIEPQPPIIEAASFVELLTNLQNRLVRVNQGGEALDGVVTDIRSVAGSESVTLIHAMKDFVHMPIQHIKSVTVLYQKQEDKKADEKKQEQVKGNNDQKKPQ, encoded by the coding sequence ATGGATTTCAGTTTTTTAAATAATTCGATTGGGAAAATGGTACAGATTGAGCGCGGAGGACCGAATAAAATTGTGGGGAAGCTGCTCAAAATTCAAGGAGACTTTCTCACCCTTGAAAAAGAAAACGGAGAAATTACGTATGTGTATACACTGCATGTGAAAACATTGGCAGAACCCATTATGGAAGAAATTCAAATGACACAGGTTCCTGCACCCGTATACAATCCTAATCCTCCATACACGCCTGTACCGATCGAACCCCAGCCGCCGATCATTGAAGCGGCAAGCTTTGTAGAACTGTTGACGAATTTGCAAAACCGGTTGGTTCGTGTAAACCAAGGAGGAGAAGCGCTTGATGGAGTAGTGACAGATATACGCTCCGTTGCCGGCTCCGAGTCTGTTACCCTGATCCATGCCATGAAAGATTTTGTACACATGCCGATACAGCATATCAAAAGTGTAACAGTCTTGTATCAGAAACAGGAAGATAAGAAAGCGGATGAAAAAAAGCAAGAACAAGTAAAAGGGAATAACGATCAAAAGAAACCCCAATGA
- a CDS encoding arsenic transporter, which produces MSDLTVFLTVITFLITILFIFWRPRGLNEAIPAMLGAIVVIMSGSITRSDLGVIVTTVGGAATTIVATFMMAIVFESFGFFQWVVDWISRKAKGSGIRLFWYINLLCFFMTLFFNNDGGIFITTPILLQLLKHVGLKPHQKIPYLISGALITTAASAPIGVSNIVNLISLKIVGMSLYMYSALLFVPATLGLMLLVLLLFAYYYRELPHRLPMQYRQPIAKQPISYGLHFHHPLKSPPKLPKEESNIPLSKNKQTKWIRNLFSYVVAVRLSLFVASYFGIPVPLTAVIGSALLLAWRWLYFKMPPVDIVKKTPWHIFLFAFGMYVIIYGLHKIGLTQFLTDFLQPFVTQSVFHAIVIMGVLVTFMSDLFNNHPALMIGTLALTNMGLDPTSLKIAYVANVIGSDIGSLLLPIGTLATLIWMHKLNQEHVKIGWLHYIKISFLVIPITVLFTLVCLYFWVRIIF; this is translated from the coding sequence ATGTCTGATTTGACAGTATTTCTAACGGTCATTACGTTTTTAATAACCATACTCTTTATTTTTTGGCGGCCGCGGGGATTGAACGAGGCGATTCCGGCAATGCTTGGGGCGATTGTAGTGATTATGAGCGGCAGCATTACTCGATCGGATTTAGGGGTTATCGTCACTACGGTCGGTGGTGCGGCAACGACAATCGTAGCGACATTCATGATGGCGATTGTATTTGAGAGCTTTGGTTTTTTTCAATGGGTGGTGGATTGGATTTCCCGAAAAGCGAAAGGTTCTGGAATACGATTATTCTGGTATATCAATCTACTCTGTTTTTTCATGACACTGTTTTTTAATAATGATGGAGGCATTTTCATTACTACGCCGATTTTATTGCAGTTGCTAAAACATGTAGGATTAAAACCTCATCAGAAAATTCCATATCTGATCAGCGGAGCTTTAATTACTACTGCGGCAAGCGCACCGATTGGGGTAAGCAATATCGTCAATCTTATTTCGTTAAAAATCGTAGGAATGAGTCTATATATGTACTCTGCCCTATTATTTGTACCGGCCACACTTGGATTGATGCTCTTGGTTCTTCTATTATTTGCATACTATTATCGGGAACTTCCCCATAGATTGCCGATGCAATATCGCCAACCAATTGCAAAGCAACCGATTTCTTACGGCTTGCATTTTCATCATCCGCTGAAATCACCGCCCAAGTTGCCAAAGGAAGAATCGAACATTCCACTATCGAAAAACAAACAAACCAAATGGATCCGCAACTTATTTTCATATGTAGTAGCAGTTCGGCTCAGCTTATTTGTCGCATCCTATTTTGGCATACCCGTACCTTTAACGGCTGTGATTGGATCTGCTTTGCTGCTCGCCTGGAGATGGCTGTACTTCAAGATGCCGCCGGTCGACATCGTAAAAAAAACTCCTTGGCACATTTTTCTATTTGCATTTGGAATGTATGTAATCATCTACGGTCTGCATAAAATCGGACTGACACAATTTTTGACTGATTTTTTGCAGCCATTTGTAACACAAAGTGTATTCCATGCCATTGTCATTATGGGTGTTTTAGTCACCTTTATGTCAGATTTGTTTAACAATCATCCTGCACTCATGATTGGAACACTCGCCTTGACAAACATGGGATTAGATCCGACTTCGTTAAAAATCGCATATGTGGCGAATGTGATTGGAAGCGATATCGGCTCCTTGCTCTTGCCGATCGGAACTTTGGCAACGCTGATTTGGATGCACAAGCTGAATCAGGAACATGTAAAAATCGGATGGCTCCACTATATAAAAATTTCATTTCTGGTCATCCCGATTACCGTATTGTTTACATTGGTTTGTCTGTATTTCTGGGTACGCATCATTTTTTAA
- a CDS encoding type IA DNA topoisomerase gives MFVILAEKPSVATGIAAMLGEIELPNGEILKTDHMTNPKYDRLIKGARKDGYFKGKKHIVTYAFGHLLTLREPDEVNPSLKSWKMETLPFHIENIPLKITGGATYANNKKQLDTLKKLCNDPKTEKIIVATDAGREGEHIFRTIYNYIRCKKPFERMWIKDQTEDGLRKAYLDRKSGKAYDNLASAAKSRAEADYLVGMNITRAMTIRFGGYKNVLSIGRVQTPTLAILVQRELEILNFKPENYWTLTVTFEAKKGTYESAWFKERNGEKQERFKTEHEGNVILQKVQGKPGTITSLSTKEEKEGNPKLFDLTELQRTAGKIFGYSASNTLKYAQALYDEHKLITYPRTASRYIASGTGKTVTTRLQALQSIYPFAQKALQNNWVMAKTFIDDSKTTDHEAILPTAKTPHLEKLSPEEKHVYELIVKRFVAAFFPPCIWEITNVVTIVEGETFAANGKTVKQIGWREVEGTPNAKILPLVSRQETVNGKDAKLMAKQTQPPKRYDSTELVKAMANAGKFVEDQDAKDILKEVEGIGTVATRAGIIDELKKRGYVKEEKKLLRPTPEKGMALFEVLPVEILKSPQMTAEWEMKLGEIEQGKRSYQQFMKEMQAVIQTMVSQVQTSAGVKLNSGERKQTAAKPGLSTKKIKPGVSGGRKELGICPACKKGKILEYEKAYGCSEYQSGCKFAIWKNAIEKFGKKKITLTEAKQLIAKGQTAKKVKLHSNAKNKDFEAYIALEKERLTLKFS, from the coding sequence GTGTTCGTCATTCTTGCGGAGAAACCGAGTGTGGCGACTGGTATCGCTGCGATGTTAGGGGAAATCGAACTCCCAAATGGGGAGATTTTGAAAACGGATCATATGACAAATCCCAAATATGACCGTTTGATTAAAGGAGCAAGGAAAGATGGCTACTTTAAAGGAAAAAAGCATATTGTGACATATGCATTTGGCCATCTTCTCACTTTAAGGGAACCGGATGAAGTGAATCCATCGTTAAAATCCTGGAAAATGGAGACACTGCCGTTTCATATTGAGAACATCCCCTTAAAAATTACAGGTGGAGCTACGTACGCAAATAACAAAAAACAGCTGGATACGCTGAAAAAGTTATGCAATGATCCGAAAACCGAGAAAATTATTGTCGCTACGGATGCCGGGCGGGAAGGTGAACATATTTTTCGAACCATTTACAACTACATTCGGTGCAAAAAGCCGTTTGAGCGAATGTGGATCAAAGACCAAACGGAAGATGGGCTTCGTAAAGCTTACCTGGATCGTAAAAGCGGCAAAGCATACGATAATTTGGCCAGTGCGGCAAAATCCCGTGCCGAAGCCGATTACTTGGTGGGGATGAATATAACCCGCGCCATGACGATTCGGTTTGGGGGCTATAAAAATGTTTTAAGTATCGGTCGCGTGCAAACGCCAACACTTGCCATTTTGGTGCAACGAGAACTGGAAATACTCAACTTTAAGCCTGAAAACTACTGGACGCTAACCGTTACGTTTGAGGCAAAAAAAGGCACATATGAAAGTGCCTGGTTTAAAGAAAGGAACGGAGAAAAACAAGAACGATTTAAAACAGAGCACGAAGGAAACGTGATACTTCAAAAAGTCCAGGGAAAGCCAGGGACAATCACGTCTCTTTCCACAAAAGAAGAGAAGGAGGGAAATCCCAAACTTTTCGATTTAACGGAATTGCAGCGGACGGCGGGAAAAATATTCGGATATTCTGCGTCCAATACGTTGAAATATGCCCAAGCCCTCTATGACGAACACAAACTGATTACATACCCCCGCACAGCAAGCCGATACATTGCCAGCGGAACAGGAAAAACGGTGACCACTCGATTGCAGGCGCTGCAATCCATTTATCCTTTTGCGCAAAAAGCGTTGCAAAACAATTGGGTTATGGCAAAAACGTTCATTGATGATTCCAAGACAACCGATCACGAAGCGATCCTGCCAACAGCCAAAACGCCGCATCTGGAAAAACTTTCTCCGGAAGAGAAACATGTGTACGAATTGATTGTAAAACGCTTTGTCGCAGCCTTTTTTCCGCCCTGTATCTGGGAAATCACAAATGTCGTTACGATCGTAGAGGGAGAGACGTTTGCTGCAAACGGAAAAACCGTAAAACAGATCGGATGGCGGGAAGTAGAAGGCACACCAAACGCAAAAATTCTTCCTCTTGTTTCACGTCAGGAAACGGTGAATGGCAAAGATGCGAAACTGATGGCAAAGCAAACCCAACCACCCAAGCGCTATGACTCGACAGAACTTGTCAAAGCAATGGCAAATGCGGGAAAGTTTGTAGAAGATCAAGATGCAAAGGATATTCTCAAAGAAGTTGAAGGAATTGGAACTGTCGCAACACGTGCGGGAATCATTGACGAATTAAAAAAACGGGGATATGTAAAAGAAGAGAAAAAATTGCTTCGACCAACGCCTGAAAAAGGCATGGCGCTTTTCGAGGTTTTACCAGTAGAGATCTTGAAATCTCCACAAATGACGGCTGAGTGGGAAATGAAACTAGGAGAAATTGAGCAGGGAAAACGCTCATACCAGCAGTTCATGAAAGAGATGCAAGCAGTGATTCAAACAATGGTGTCGCAAGTTCAAACTTCTGCAGGAGTCAAATTGAACTCCGGCGAGCGCAAGCAAACGGCTGCAAAACCCGGATTGTCGACAAAAAAAATAAAACCTGGCGTTTCCGGCGGGAGAAAAGAATTAGGAATCTGCCCTGCCTGCAAAAAAGGCAAGATTCTTGAATACGAAAAAGCGTACGGTTGTTCAGAATATCAGTCCGGATGCAAATTCGCCATTTGGAAAAATGCGATTGAGAAATTCGGGAAGAAGAAAATTACCCTGACAGAGGCCAAGCAGTTGATTGCAAAGGGGCAAACAGCCAAAAAAGTAAAACTTCATTCAAACGCCAAAAATAAAGATTTTGAAGCATATATTGCGTTGGAAAAGGAACGATTGACTCTGAAGTTTTCATAA
- a CDS encoding DUF2642 domain-containing protein — protein MSNLQTLLGKLVDVEISGNNCFQGILIDYGLDILTVYNKRFLYIPIVHIQQIKLSQWKGTELDPIGELPIKEESEKESETISFRKILNHAKGSFIEIYVTGNKTLHGYLTSIMNDYFVFHSPVYKTVYVSMNHLKWLIPYSANDTPYQLNHDTIPFHPANVSLARTFRDQCKKMEGKLAVFDLGDHPNKIGLLKQVNVDNNLLELVVANGEQVHWNLQHLKTLFIP, from the coding sequence ATGAGCAATCTGCAAACTCTTCTGGGAAAACTGGTCGATGTAGAGATATCGGGAAACAATTGTTTTCAAGGAATTTTAATCGATTATGGGTTGGATATTCTCACGGTTTATAATAAACGCTTTTTGTATATCCCCATCGTACACATCCAACAGATAAAATTAAGCCAATGGAAAGGAACGGAGTTGGATCCGATCGGCGAGTTGCCAATCAAGGAAGAATCCGAAAAAGAATCCGAAACGATTTCTTTTCGCAAAATATTGAATCATGCCAAAGGGAGCTTTATTGAAATTTATGTGACTGGAAATAAGACATTGCATGGGTATCTGACGAGTATCATGAATGATTACTTTGTTTTCCACTCCCCCGTATATAAAACCGTATACGTTTCCATGAACCATTTAAAATGGCTGATTCCCTACTCTGCCAACGATACACCATACCAACTGAATCATGATACGATACCATTCCATCCTGCCAACGTTTCATTGGCACGCACATTTCGGGACCAGTGCAAGAAAATGGAAGGTAAGCTGGCCGTTTTTGATCTGGGCGACCATCCCAATAAGATTGGACTTTTAAAACAAGTAAATGTTGACAACAACTTGTTGGAATTGGTCGTTGCAAATGGTGAACAAGTACATTGGAATCTGCAGCATTTAAAAACACTGTTTATTCCTTAA
- a CDS encoding helix-turn-helix domain-containing protein, whose product MEKDLSMRIGQRLRFYRQQRKLSLDDLAELTGVSKPMLGQIERGTSNPTVATLSKIAFGLQVPFTAFLVENPSVKIFRVEEQPLLQEDHGRFQTYNTFAAPGVPLETFRIRLLPGCNHDSEPHGLGVIESITVYSGTLTIEIGAETCTLEQGDSLSFSADTHHVYKNQTDNVCEIALQLFYSVQQ is encoded by the coding sequence ATGGAGAAAGATTTATCAATGCGAATCGGCCAACGTTTGCGTTTCTATCGACAGCAGCGGAAATTATCGCTGGATGACCTGGCGGAACTGACCGGCGTCAGCAAACCGATGCTTGGACAAATCGAACGCGGCACATCCAATCCGACAGTTGCAACACTTTCAAAAATCGCGTTTGGACTGCAGGTTCCATTCACGGCATTTCTTGTAGAAAATCCGTCTGTAAAAATTTTTCGCGTTGAGGAACAACCTTTATTGCAAGAAGATCACGGCCGTTTTCAAACGTATAATACGTTTGCAGCGCCAGGTGTTCCTCTGGAAACCTTTCGCATCCGTTTGTTGCCAGGCTGCAATCATGATTCCGAGCCTCATGGCTTGGGAGTGATTGAATCCATTACCGTCTATTCCGGGACGCTTACCATCGAAATTGGCGCTGAGACCTGTACGCTGGAACAGGGTGATTCTCTCTCATTTTCCGCAGATACGCATCATGTTTACAAAAATCAAACGGACAACGTATGCGAAATCGCCTTGCAGCTTTTTTATTCTGTCCAGCAATAA
- a CDS encoding ATP-binding protein produces the protein METEPSYLVESRNRCKAAGLDPAKFPVPAHVLSHSQLIRQQIKYGEILSVARFFSDRILSLLNNTPLVILITDDAGYILEIYGDESMKMMMVQTGITIGIQMNEKDMGTNVISLSLQERKPIEIIGDGHYHHFLHDSACYGVPFSFSDINGLAGTVAIMTSVQFQSPFPLSLLSNMVDSMEREILLRRKNRTQHLLTHIMLNTLRSGIIITDKFGSITEFNQFAEQITCYEKKDVLCQSVFSLEPIGQYLFEVLRQGEKFEDVELTITNGSGQKFILLFDALPIYDDHHELMGAYAQFRDITDRCELEKQVIVSEKYSAIGKMAAGFAHEIRNPLTSIMGFMQLLMERARKTQQEIPYADIMYLELQRVNKLVTDFVLMAKPSVPDRKLCIAQNVLTETVQLMESQTILNGITLDTDFHTEPLPLFIDPIQMKQVFINVIQNAIEAIGSRRGRIVVSLKQDPHTQCAVIQIHDNGSGMTEDEIKHIVNPFFTTKEDGLGLGLSVSYRIIENHKGKISVSSEKGVGTLFTIQLPIHHASDC, from the coding sequence ATGGAAACAGAACCCAGCTATTTGGTTGAATCAAGAAATCGTTGTAAAGCAGCAGGCCTGGATCCTGCAAAGTTTCCTGTTCCAGCACACGTGCTTTCACATTCCCAATTGATCAGACAGCAGATAAAATATGGTGAAATCCTTTCTGTAGCCAGATTTTTCAGTGACAGAATATTATCTTTGTTAAACAATACGCCGCTCGTTATTTTAATTACAGACGATGCAGGCTATATTCTTGAAATATATGGCGACGAATCGATGAAAATGATGATGGTCCAAACGGGTATCACCATTGGCATTCAAATGAATGAAAAAGATATGGGAACGAATGTAATTTCCCTTTCCCTGCAAGAAAGGAAACCGATTGAAATCATCGGAGACGGTCATTATCATCATTTTCTCCATGATTCGGCATGTTATGGTGTTCCTTTTTCTTTCTCAGACATCAACGGTTTGGCGGGAACTGTAGCAATCATGACATCTGTTCAGTTTCAAAGCCCATTTCCACTGTCTCTTTTATCCAATATGGTAGACTCCATGGAACGGGAAATATTGCTGCGACGGAAAAATCGCACGCAGCATTTACTGACACATATTATGTTAAATACCCTTCGCAGCGGCATCATTATCACAGACAAGTTTGGATCCATTACAGAATTCAATCAATTTGCTGAACAAATCACCTGTTATGAGAAAAAAGATGTCCTGTGTCAGTCTGTATTTTCTTTGGAGCCCATCGGTCAATATTTGTTCGAGGTATTGCGTCAGGGGGAAAAATTTGAAGATGTGGAACTCACAATTACAAATGGAAGTGGCCAAAAATTTATTTTGCTGTTCGATGCATTGCCAATTTATGACGATCATCATGAGTTAATGGGTGCATACGCTCAATTTCGCGATATCACCGATCGTTGTGAACTGGAAAAACAAGTCATCGTTTCAGAAAAGTATTCCGCCATCGGAAAAATGGCCGCCGGTTTTGCTCATGAGATACGCAACCCCCTTACATCCATCATGGGATTCATGCAATTATTAATGGAGCGCGCAAGGAAAACACAACAGGAGATTCCCTATGCAGATATCATGTATCTGGAACTTCAACGTGTAAATAAATTGGTAACCGATTTTGTTCTTATGGCAAAGCCGAGTGTACCGGATCGAAAACTTTGTATTGCCCAAAACGTTCTGACAGAGACGGTTCAATTGATGGAAAGCCAAACCATTCTGAATGGCATCACTCTCGATACCGATTTTCATACGGAGCCGCTTCCGCTTTTTATTGATCCGATTCAAATGAAGCAAGTATTTATTAATGTAATCCAAAATGCGATTGAAGCCATCGGATCGAGGCGAGGCAGGATTGTGGTGTCGTTAAAACAGGACCCGCACACACAATGTGCGGTCATTCAAATTCATGACAATGGCAGCGGAATGACAGAAGATGAAATCAAGCATATCGTGAATCCCTTCTTTACAACAAAAGAAGATGGTTTAGGACTTGGCTTATCTGTTTCTTACCGCATTATTGAAAATCATAAAGGGAAAATTTCGGTTTCTTCAGAAAAAGGCGTCGGAACCCTATTTACCATTCAATTGCCGATTCATCATGCTTCCGATTGTTAA
- a CDS encoding AzlD domain-containing protein, protein MTSMTIFLAIGFAALATYLVRFSGLLLGRFIRVTPKIEQGLHYVPIGVFAALITPSIVLQPGTAGHPDWKLWLTSIVALCIAWLSKSPLWTMIVGVVGIALLRLF, encoded by the coding sequence ATGACATCCATGACCATTTTTCTTGCCATTGGTTTTGCTGCTCTTGCCACGTATCTTGTACGATTTTCAGGACTTCTGCTGGGGCGTTTTATCCGCGTTACGCCCAAAATCGAGCAAGGTCTTCATTATGTTCCCATCGGTGTTTTTGCTGCTTTAATCACGCCTTCCATAGTCCTGCAACCTGGGACCGCAGGACATCCGGATTGGAAACTGTGGTTGACGAGCATTGTCGCACTTTGTATCGCTTGGCTGTCCAAGAGCCCATTGTGGACGATGATTGTCGGTGTTGTCGGCATCGCGCTGCTGCGGCTGTTTTAA
- a CDS encoding AzlC family ABC transporter permease has product MLSYTSTSIAQNTSPLRKEFIRAAVDTVPLSLNVFAYGLAFGALANNATHLTLVQTIAMSFFVFAGPAQFSVLTLLKQDASFLTMFISTLLINARYIIYGLSLGRAMRETPKRHFAWLSHGLTDESYSMAMVNVKNGLVDAGYFAGAASPIFFSWLASGALGFELGGLIHDPKQFGLDFVFIGAFIGLLVAQLQHHRHVFAGLAAAVTSVLAYHWFGTTGAVFAGALVAFLVGVCSE; this is encoded by the coding sequence ATGTTAAGTTATACTTCCACAAGTATAGCACAAAACACTTCTCCACTTCGAAAAGAGTTTATTCGTGCTGCAGTTGATACGGTTCCGCTTTCCTTAAACGTGTTTGCGTATGGTCTTGCTTTTGGGGCGCTGGCGAATAATGCAACACATCTCACGCTAGTTCAGACGATTGCCATGTCATTTTTTGTATTTGCAGGCCCCGCCCAATTTTCCGTGCTTACGCTTTTGAAGCAAGATGCATCTTTTTTGACGATGTTTATAAGCACTCTACTGATCAACGCACGCTATATCATTTATGGATTGTCATTGGGGCGGGCGATGCGCGAGACTCCCAAACGTCATTTTGCCTGGTTGTCACATGGACTGACAGATGAGAGTTACAGCATGGCGATGGTGAATGTCAAAAACGGTCTGGTTGACGCCGGTTATTTTGCCGGTGCAGCAAGCCCCATATTTTTCTCTTGGTTGGCAAGTGGGGCGCTTGGATTTGAACTGGGGGGATTGATTCACGATCCGAAGCAATTTGGACTGGATTTTGTTTTTATCGGGGCTTTTATTGGTTTATTGGTCGCTCAGCTGCAGCATCATCGCCACGTTTTCGCAGGATTGGCAGCTGCAGTCACATCGGTTCTGGCGTATCATTGGTTCGGAACAACGGGCGCTGTGTTTGCAGGTGCGCTTGTCGCTTTTCTTGTAGGAGTGTGTTCGGAATGA
- a CDS encoding CotH kinase family protein produces the protein MSAPEKDDVRTYSLFIHPKDLATLKNDVWSDETVPAKWKIGKKQKEIEISYRGAYTRNLPRKSFRMECKNPPLLFGAREMHWNAEYNDPSLMRTKLSFEFFENIGVLTPAAQHVLLKLNGSILGLYLQIESVDDCFLQKRGMPEGAIYYASNDDANFSLLSPDDDAVKKSLLDGYTRKLGNETDDAYLRTFIYRINTIPRADFAREIMQFLDVDLYLRWLTGVVCTQNFDGFIQNYALYANKAAGQFQMIPWDYDATWGRDVKGRPMEYDYVPIEGYNTLTARILDIPEFRHKYRKLLEEVLETHFTLKCLEHRIESLHDALRPYILSDPYRGKQIGAFDSEVNVILTFISKRNLYLRENLPKLGD, from the coding sequence ATGTCAGCACCGGAAAAAGATGATGTACGAACATATTCCTTGTTTATTCATCCCAAAGATTTGGCAACTTTAAAAAATGATGTATGGAGCGATGAAACGGTTCCTGCAAAATGGAAAATCGGGAAGAAACAAAAGGAAATCGAAATTTCCTATCGTGGCGCTTATACGCGGAATTTGCCGAGAAAATCATTTCGGATGGAATGCAAAAATCCCCCATTGCTTTTTGGCGCCCGTGAGATGCACTGGAATGCGGAGTATAACGATCCATCCTTAATGCGCACAAAACTTTCCTTTGAATTTTTTGAAAATATCGGTGTGTTGACTCCTGCCGCTCAACATGTGTTGCTCAAATTGAACGGTTCGATTCTCGGGCTTTATTTGCAGATCGAATCTGTCGATGATTGCTTCCTGCAGAAACGAGGAATGCCGGAAGGAGCCATTTATTATGCTTCCAATGATGATGCAAACTTTTCATTGCTGAGTCCTGACGATGATGCAGTGAAAAAATCCTTGCTGGATGGATATACCAGAAAGCTTGGAAATGAAACGGATGATGCGTATTTGCGTACATTTATTTATCGCATTAACACCATTCCCCGTGCGGATTTTGCCAGGGAAATCATGCAGTTTCTGGATGTGGATCTGTATTTGCGCTGGTTAACCGGAGTGGTATGTACGCAAAACTTTGATGGCTTTATTCAAAATTACGCACTCTATGCAAATAAGGCTGCAGGTCAATTTCAAATGATCCCGTGGGATTATGACGCCACTTGGGGAAGAGATGTCAAAGGCAGGCCAATGGAATATGATTACGTGCCGATTGAAGGATACAATACACTTACTGCCCGTATTCTTGATATACCGGAGTTTCGGCATAAATATCGGAAGCTGCTTGAAGAAGTTCTGGAAACACATTTTACTTTAAAATGTCTCGAACATAGGATTGAGTCCTTGCATGATGCTCTTCGTCCGTATATTTTATCAGATCCATATCGAGGAAAACAAATCGGGGCATTTGATTCGGAAGTCAATGTGATTTTAACCTTTATTTCCAAGCGCAATCTTTATTTGCGGGAGAACTTGCCAAAACTAGGCGATTGA